A single Hypanus sabinus isolate sHypSab1 chromosome 24, sHypSab1.hap1, whole genome shotgun sequence DNA region contains:
- the LOC132380514 gene encoding histone H1-like, whose product MTETATAEVAPPAAPAAATKAPKKKKKKTTARTKPAGPKLGEQIDKIVADCRSHRGVSIVAIKKELAANGVDVEKLKSQIKMVIKRKLESGSLVHTKGAGASGSFKAAKKGSTANVVKKTKKPAAKTSQAKKPAIKKTAAKKAAKKSPAKKQSVKKPAAKKTAAKKPAAKKAAQKPKSPKKISAPKAKAPKKSAKPKPKAKSVKAKKTATKK is encoded by the coding sequence ATGACCGAGACCGCAACTGCTGAAGTCGCTCCTCCAGCGGCGCCCGCAGCAGCAACCAAGGCtcccaagaagaagaagaagaagacgaCCGCCCGGACCAAGCCAGCCGGTCCCAAATTGGGCGAACAGATCGACAAGATTGTGGCGGATTGCCGCAGTCACCGAGGGGTGTCCATAGTCGCGATAAAGAAGGAGTTGGCCGCTAACGGCGTCGATGTGGAAAAGCTCAAAAGTCAGATAAAGATGGTCATTAAAAGGAAATTGGAAAGCGGCTCCCTGGTTCACACCAAGGGCGCAGGTGCCTCCGGCTCCTTCAAAGCCGCTAAAAAAGGCAGTACCGCCAATGTCGTGAAAAAAACGAAGAAACCAGCGGCCAAGACTTCTCAGGCCAAGAAGCCAGCGATCAAGAAAACTGCGGCCAAGAAAGCAGCAAAGAAATCTCCCGCCAAGAAACAAAGTGTTAAGAAACCGGCCGCTAAAAAGACGGCAGCTAAGAAACCAGCGGCGAAAAAGGCTGCGCAGAAGCCCAAGAGCCCCAAGAAGATTTCAGCTCCGAAGGCGAAGGCGCCCAAGAAATCGGCAAAACCTAAGCCGAAGGCGAAATCCGTGAAAGCCAAGAAGACGGCGaccaaaaagtaa